A genomic segment from Sciurus carolinensis chromosome 1, mSciCar1.2, whole genome shotgun sequence encodes:
- the LOC124966265 gene encoding late cornified envelope protein 3D-like, whose product MSLQQNQQQCQPPPKCPSPKCPPKSPAQCLPAASSGCAASSGGCAGPSSEGGCFLSHHRHHRSHRCRRQSSDSCDGGSGQQSGSSGHKSGGC is encoded by the coding sequence ATGTCCCTCCAGCAGAACCAGCAGCAGTGCCAGCCCCCTCCCAAGTGTCCTTCACCCAAGTGTCCCCCAAAGAGCCCAGCACAGTGTCTGCCCGCAGCCTCCTCTGGCTGTGCTGCCAGCTCAGGAGGGTGTGCTGGCCCCAGCTCTGAAGGTGGCTGCTTCCTGAGCCACCACAGGCACCACAGGTCCCACCGGTGTCGACGTCAGAGCTCAGACTCCTGTGATGGTGGCAGTGGTCAGCAGTCTGGGAGCTCTGGCCACAAATCTGGGGGCTGCTGA